One Entomomonas asaccharolytica DNA segment encodes these proteins:
- a CDS encoding DUF4224 domain-containing protein translates to MSQVLTQSEIRDLTLYKHKGKQIETLLKMGIPFYIHPEKGKPIVTTVAANQYKQSNDPEGEPN, encoded by the coding sequence TGAGCCAAGTATTAACCCAATCTGAGATAAGAGACTTAACCCTTTATAAACATAAGGGCAAGCAGATCGAAACGCTTTTAAAGATGGGAATTCCCTTTTATATCCATCCTGAAAAAGGCAAACCCATTGTTACTACCGTAGCAGCCAATCAATATAAACAAAGTAATGATCCTGAAGGAGAGCCAAATTGA